A region of Anolis sagrei isolate rAnoSag1 chromosome 2, rAnoSag1.mat, whole genome shotgun sequence DNA encodes the following proteins:
- the TMBIM6 gene encoding bax inhibitor 1, producing the protein MDVFNRNINFDALFKFSHISASTQQHLKKVYASFALCMFLAAAGAYINVVTQLVQFGLLTGLGALGLMIWLMATPHSRETEEKRLGMLAGFAFLTGVNLGPLLEMCIAINPSIIPTAFLGTAVIFSCFSLSALYAKRRAYLYLGGVLFSGLFLMLFFSLINIFAGSTWLFTVNLYIGLMVMCGFVLFDTQLIIEKAENGDKDYIWHCVDLFLDFVNIFRELMVILGMNENKKKKEK; encoded by the exons ATGGATGTTTTCAACCGGAACATAAATTTTGATGCCCTCTTCAAATTCTCCCACAT CTCTGCATCAACCCAGCAGCATCTGAAGAAAGTGTATGCTAGCTTTGCGCTATGCATGTTCCTAGCAGCAGCTGGAGCCTACATCAATGTGGTGACTCAGTTGGTGCAG TTTGGCCTGCTGACTGGCCTGGGAGCATTGGGTCTTATGATCTGGCTGATGGCCACACCACACAGCCGGGAAACAGAAGAGAAACGACTGGGCATGCTAGCAGGCTTTGCTTTCCTCACTG GAGTCAATCTAggacctctgctggagatgtgcaTTGCTATCAACCCTAG CATTATCCCAACTGCTTTCCTGGGCACAGCTGTAATCTTCAGCTGCTTCTCTCTGAGTGCCCTGTATGCCAAGCGTCGTGCCTATTTGTACCTTGGAG GTGTCCTGTTTTCTGGCCTTTTCCTGATGCTTTTCTTCTCCCTGATCAACATTTTTGCAGGCTCCACCTGGCTCTTCACA GTTAATCTCTACATTGGACTTATGGTGATGTGTGGCTTTGTGCTGTTCGACACTCAGCTCATAATTGAGAAAGCTGAGAATGGAGACAAGGACTACATCTG GCACTGTGTGGATCTCTTTCTGGATTTTGTCAACATCTTCCGAGAACTCATGGTCATCTTGGGCATGAACGAG aacaagaagaagaaagaaaagtga